From Pelodiscus sinensis isolate JC-2024 chromosome 23, ASM4963464v1, whole genome shotgun sequence:
CTCAGCCCGCTGTGCGTCCCTGGGGCCCCCCTGCCCCGGCTGTCTCAGTCGCTGCCGATGGGGCCAGGGTGGCGGTGCGCCGAGTCCCCCCGACCCTGCAGCCCGtctgcagcaggaggagactccgccagccagtggaACAGGGAGGGTTCAGCTTCTGCGAGGTGCGGCCCAGCCTGGGCTTGACGTGGGCATCGGAGTGGGGGGCCCACAGCCTCAGGCCCCGAACCCCGTACTCAGCCCAGGCTCTTCTCTTCACCCCCTCCCTTCGTTCAGCCCCTTTGGGTCACTGTGTAGGGGACCTGAGGGCCCTCCGGCCAgtggggtcacccccagcccacacagcAGCCAGGGAATGCCCAGCAGAGGGGGCCTAGGGCCGCAAGAGGAAACAGccccccccactacggcacagcCAGGAAATCTCTCCCCCCACTCGCTCCCTGGCTTACGGGCAGGCCCAGCCGTTTTCtggcctcagcccctcccccccgaccccggctctgctgtccctgcccagccccccgccatgcTCCAGCGCTCCTCCCTCCCGTGCCCTGGGggtctgggccctgccccccaagcccagGGCGCCTGGTCAGTGGGGCTGTGCTTAGCCGGGCACCCAGGGCAGGGGTGTGGCCCCCATGGCGGAtgagccagcagccagcctgcGCGGAGACCAGCACTACAGACCTGTCCGTGCGCGGGGCGGGACAAAGGTGCCAGACAGACCCTGGCTCCCCCCCACTGCTgtccccagggcctggccaggcgcCGGGTTGTTCCTGGCCAGTGGCCACGTAAAGTTCCCTAAGTTCCCAAGCACTCACCCCAGGCCAGCAGCGAGGGGGAGCGGCCCCTGcccagcggagggggggggctctgcttTCAGGGGAGTCACAGCCCAGCCCTCAGGTGCCCCCGTCGTCAGTGCATGGAGAGGGCAGGCCGGGCCCCTCGCTGCAGGACAGCCCAGTGCCGGCGGTAGGGCTTGGCGGGGCCGGGCGCAGTCCTGAGGCTGACCTGCTCCCAGTGGATCGGACGAGGCTGCCGCAGAGCCGCAGGGGGACGTGTGAACTAACAAGAGGCACGGACGTGGTGGggggtccctgccctgctgcacccctcGGGGAGCTCCCGCAGGGAACCCAGCCTCCAGCTCCGCGTGCGGCCGGCGGCACCGGCCTGTCCCACCCCACcctgggccggggctgggcctgcCTCGCAGGGAGCCGTGCCCACGGCAGTGAGGGAAAGGCGGGAGCAGGACCGAGGCAGCCCCAGGAAGTGGGTTCAATTGCGGCCGTTCTCCCCGCCAGCCGAGGGGGCTCACAGCCCTTCGGGAGCACACGGGCTCACACTGCggcgggagcagggagcagggagcaCGTCCCGCCTGGCAGGGTGGGCAGACGCTGGAGGCTCCATCGCTGCACGTATTTAAGGGCAGGTGTGACGGCGCCTGGgggcccccggccctgcaccccccaggagcccccggccctgcaccccccgcagccagaggggactctcagCGGCCGGTAGAGTATcaggtttattgcttctcagagacacagcgggcacatggcacagggtGGTGTTAGCGCCGGCACCAAGCGCAGGCGCCTCATTCCTCATGGGGGGAGGGCGCCcgggccctgaacccccctttcccctctcttcaCCCTGCCCACACGCCCAGCAacctggccctgggctgggggaggaatcTGAAcgaggcaggaggcagggcccaCCCCCGCtgggtgctccccacacacacacacaacccccccacccccgctgggtgctccccacacacacacacaacccccccacccccgctgggtgctccccacacacacacacaacccccccacccccgctgggtgctccccacacacacacaaccccccacccccgctgggtgctccccacacacacacacaaccccccacccccgctgggtgctccccacacacacacacaacccccccacccccgctgggtgctccccacacacacacacaacccccccaccccctctgggttctccccacacacacacacaaccccccccacccccgctgggtgctccccacacacacacacaacccccccaccccctctgggttctccccacacacacacaaaaccccccccacccccgctgggttctccccacacacacacaacccccccacccccgctgcgtgctacacacacacacacacaacccccccacccctgctgggtgctccccacacacacacaacccccccacccccgctgggtgctccccacagacacacaaccccccacccccgctgggtgctacacacacacacacacaacccccccacccctgctgggtgctccccacacacacacaacccccccacccccgctgggtgctccccacagacacacaaccccccacccccgctgggtgctacacacacacacacacaaccccccccacccccgctgggtGCTCCACAAagacacacacaacccccccaacCCCTGCTGGGTGCTCCACACAGACAcaacccccccaacccccgctGGGTgctccacacagacacacaacccccccacccccgctgggtgctccacacagacacacaacccccccacccccgctgggtgctccacacagacacacacaacccccccacccccgctgggtGCTCCACACAGACACAACCCCCCCACCCTCGCTGGGTgctccacacagacacacacagcgctgGCCAGTTTCACCACGGGGCGTCCtgcgcctgtctacactggcctcgtgCGCAAGAGGCTTATCCTCGCGGGGAGGCCTAACGCtgccggaagaagccctgtttgccgACGCTGGACCGGACAGTTACTTGTGCTAGAAGGCGCCTGCAGCGTAGACCCCcggcaagttcttgcgcaagaggctgcCAGGGTAGAGTCTGCAGCCCAGGGCGGTGGGGTCACACCCAGCACAACACAGCCACCAGTGACCGCCCAAGCAGcgtggctccagccccccccaacgTCACAGCAGGTGAGATGCAAACCTGCCAGGGATGCTCTGGAGGGGCCCATGAGCCCAGCAGAATGTACCCCAGCCCCCGCCTGCAGCAAGGACAGGAGAGTCTCCAGCCAGTCGCCCGCGCtcggctctgctcccccagcccctcgaGGCCCTTGCTCCAGGGATGAGGcgaggccgggccgggcgctcccTCCTCCCGGCGGCTTGCAGCTCGCAGCAGGCCCCGGCTAGGGTTGGCAGGTTTCACCAAAGCTACCGGCCACGCGTGTCGTGACAGCGCAATCTACAGCCCATCCTCCTTGGACAATCCCCAACAGGTTGATTGTTTCCCGAACTCAAAGCTCAAccactggactgtccggttcaaaacccgACACTGGCAcatggggctgcctggctcaggACTCCCAGGGCCATTGCTGCGTGTGACGGGCGtcggggttttcccgtctcctgcacccccgtagtggcacaaacagactccaccagccggtagaacagggggagtttattgcttctccaggatacagcacagcacagatggaatctggttccaggaactggggctaggaggcctcagtgccccccttgaggtggggggtggctgggccctacaatcccaacccctccccagctccttctcccctgcttcccagacagaaactaaccaactctcttccagccctgcccccccccccaggggcgaCATTCCTCCTTcgtctctctccctggggggcagctggttgacaggttgagagaccctctttgcatagtgactcatcccgtcttgctgggccgtgctgcagccagtggaggtcactcacaacccactgcccagcaaggCCCCCCACGACGTCACACCGCTCTCCCCCAGGCCTAGCCTGGCACGCCACGGGGGAAGGGGCACGAAGGAGCCGCGCCAGGCAGTGAGCTTTGTGGGGTCTCACGGGGCCAGGGCTCGGCCCCACTGCGCCGGCCTAAGCAGTGACAAGGGCAGGGGCCAAACTCGATGCCTCGCGAGGTCCCTGCTAGTTTGAGGCTTCTCATTAGCTGCCCACTCACAGGCGCGAGCGTCTGCCCAGCCCCGGCCTGCACACCCAGTGCCCCCCGCCCGCGCACAAGGCCTCTGCGACTGTCCGGCCATGAGGGGTTCGGCGCCTGGTTCTGCCCAGGCTCAGGAGTGGGTTCCCGGCCTCCAACCCTCCCCCAAAATGGCCAGTCCTGAGGCTGAGCGACACCACGGGGGAGGAGTGTCACCGCACACGGGAAGAGGCCGGGCCCGGCACTTCACCCCGACACGCTCTGCTGCGCCACGCGTGGCCTCTCAGGAGCCCCCCAAGGTGCCGactggcactggctgctccctCGAGCCACAGGTCGCCGACGCCCCGGCACAGCCAAGCCGGGCACCCCCCACTCTGACGCAGCGACACTGCCTGTCTCCAGCCCCACGCCCTGTCCGGGGCCCTCggggaggagccagggtgggACCCATGTAACGGGACTGGGACAGGGATAAATAAGGGTCCAAAGCCGCCACCTCTCCTCGGCTAGCTGCTTGCAGCACGCGGCCGGTGCCAGACCGACGGGCCTGCCCCTGCTACCGCGGGACAGCGCCGGCCTTACGGATAATTGACATAAAATGTCTACAGACGATAAGTAACTCTACTTACTGGTACAGGCCCCCAGCAGCGCTCCCAGGCCACCCCCCCACGCAGCTGAGCTGGCCACCCGGGGCCTGGAAACCTGCCCCCCTGGGGGGCGTAATGGAGCCTGCAATGGTGACTCTTGCAGACGGCCATAGGGCCGGGCCGCCAGCGTTCCATCCCTTCCAGGCTCCGGGCCGCAGGCACGTGGTTTccagcagggcgggggcagcgAGCGCTGGCGAGGCCTGGGGAAGGccgccccaccctgccaggcctATGCATCCCCTCTGGAACAAGCTGCCGGCTCCCCGGAGTTGGGCAAGGGCCCAAGTGGGGTCAGCACCGAGTACAGAACGGGGCcagtccagccctgggctcctcggggcccctcccccctcggctcAGCGCCGACGTGGGCATGGAGCTGAGACTGGCTCCGGGGGCGACAGCAGGTCAGCGGCACTGGGGGGCGATgggcggagcagcagctgggtgcccGTGCACGCGCCTGAGTGAGGGCAAGGCTggggccccgccctgctcctggcccaggcGAGGTCGGGGGCGTCCCACCAAACCCCGATTCCCCATCAGAGGAGATCTGGGCTCCGGGACGGGGCTGCCATGTCCTGCCGCTGGGCACAGcccgggcagggggctcaggggagTCTGCCCCGTGCCCCGACGGGAAGCGCGGCTGAGCAGCAAGGCAGTGATGCTGAGCTCATTCCTCAGCCTGACGTCCGCCGCACCGGGGCGCACGGCTTCCCTGCCGGCCTGTGCAGGGTGACCAGCCTGCTCTGCAGCCGGGGGGCCCGTGTCCCCTCCTGTCCCAGGCTGGCGGTGGGAGGCCAGGTCCTGCCGCGCTGACGGCAGGGCTGGCTTTGCAGGCCGCGAGAGGCCTTCTCCTCCCGCCGGTGAAGCCAGCCCTGGCCAAGCTCACGGGCCCCGCTCCAGCCGCTGCCTCAGCTCCTCGGCGCAGCCGGCCAGCTCCATGCGCTCCAGGGCGGCGAAGACGGACTCCAGCGAGGCgctctgctgctggcaccagcgcttCAGCATCTCGTACTGCTGGTCCCGCACGTGGGCGAACTCCAGCTCCACCACCTCGATCTCGGCgtcctgcagctgcagcacccGCATGAACTCCTTCCAGCGCCGCACGGGCACCGCGTTGATGATGTCGTACAGCCGGCTGCCCTGCGGCAGCGCGCCGGGGAGGGGCCCTGCCGGACACAGAGCAGAGCCTCAGCCAGAGCCCGCGGCACAGCAGCCGAGCGGAGGCAGCGAGGAGCCGGGGCTGAGCCGTGGCGGAGGCACCTCCAGCAGCGCCTGGCTTACTTGGGGCGTCCTGGCGCAGGGGGGGGGACTCGCCGGCGCCCTGGCCGCCGAGGGGCCCGACCGGGCAGGCGTTGCCGTAGGTCTGCGGCGGCTCCGAGATCCGAAGGTGGAGCAAGCCCTGGGCCTCTGCGGCGCCAGACGGGCACGCTGCGGCCTGCGGAGAGAGAAGCCGCTGTTTGCAAGGAGAGCCCTGGCGTcttgggggggctggcagcctggtgccgcagggcaggggagggtctgCCAGGGCGCAGCTCTgcagggccggcgggggcaggacTTTGTTAGCGGGCTGGGCAGACAGCCTGGCCAGGGTGAGCTGCGCTGAGCCTGCGGgccgccagctgggcctgggcccgAGACCTCGCTGAGCCCCACCGGCCTCCTCTAGGCACCAGCGCCGGCCCCttgcctggctgggagccagccgGACTCGGCGCCCGAGGCCCAGCCCCGCCCGTGCCAAGCGGCGGGAGCCATGGGCAGGCGTGCCCTGTGGGCGTGCCACCGGCAGCCAGGCGAAGGGCCACTGTCCGCGCGGGCCCGGCCCGGCTCTCACCTGTCGCAGCATCGCGCCCTTCACTGCAGCCTCACCTGCCGGGAGAGAGGAGCGATCAGTCCCGCGCCCCGCCCGGGGGCTGGCAGGCCCCGAGGGGAGCgccaggggaggggggtgttaCCGGCTGCGGCGGGGGCGGCACTGAGCGTCCTTCTCCTGTGGTAGATGAAGAGGGCGCCCAGGAAGAGGGGCCCCATGAGGCCCAGCAGAATGTACTCCAGCCCCGCACCTGCAGCAAGGACAGGAGAGTCTCCAGCCGGTCGCCTGCGCtcggctctgctcccccagcccctcgaGGCCCTTGCTCCAGGGATGAGGCGAGGCCGGGCGCTCCCTCCTCCCGGCGTGCCGGAGCCCAGCCCGGCCGCAGCTCGCAGCAGGCCCCGCGGGGCTGCCTGGCTCAGGACGCCCAGGGCCGTTCCCcgctcccccaggccctgcctggcacgcggggggcaggaaggagccgCGCCGGGCAGTGGCGTCGTGGGGTCGCACGgggcccaggggctcagccccactgctccagccTAGGCCAAGGTTAGAGAGGGCCTGGCCTCCCCGGGAGCCGTGCCCCACAAGCCCCCCTAGAcctgcacccacagcccctgccagccccacccgctCACCTACCTCGTCCACTGCCAACGcaggccctgccacacccctCGCCGCACTTCTCGGGGCTCCGGCTGCCACGGGGAAGAGACACAAAGGGGGTTCTAGCCCATCACGGTCCCCGGCGCACCGGCAGTGTGAGCCCCCTGgcgccagccctgcccagagccacGCCCCCCAGACAGCGCCTGGGCTCGTCTACACCTGGCGTCGCTGCAGGGCGAGTGGAGCGCGCAccagctgggccaggccggcCCCGGAGCAAGGCGCTAAGCAGGAGCCCCCTCGCCCGGGGGCCCTGCGACTGGCACACACGGGCTCTGCCGCATGGGgcccccgggccagcccctctccaGTGGCTctggtgcgggctctgggctgggttgCTGGGCGCTGGGGCAGATaagactcatagacttcaaggtcagaagggaccattctgatcatctagtccgaccccctgcacagtgcaggccacagaatctcacccacccctcctagaataatcctctcacctagatctcagatattgaagccttcaaatactttgaagaccccaagatgcagagaatcctctagctgtgatctgtaccccatgctacagaggaaggcgaaaagcCTCCAgcgcctctgccaatctaccctggaggaaaattccttcccgaccccaaatatggcgatcagctaaaccctgagcatgtgggcaagactcaccagccagacacccagaaagttctctagagtaactcctatcatccctccattggcctattcccactgataatgaatggtcagttagttaccaagatcatgttatctcatcaaaccatccccttcataaacccatcggctgtgtctacattggcacccctttccggaaaagggatgctaatgagacacttcctttcaagtaggaatacgggatcttccggaaaagggcttattttccacaagatcccgtctagactggcgcttttctctggcaaaaccccaagccggaaaaaagcggcagccatgttcatgcaaatgccgcgggggatatttaaatcccccgcggcatttgcaattccgactggtctcattagcatcccttttccagaaaggggggccaatgtagacacagccatctagtttaatcttgaagccagatagatcttttgcccccactacttcccttggaaggccgttccagaacctcactcctctgatggttagaaaccttcctctaatctcaagtctaaacttcctactagccagattatatccatttgttcttgtgtccacattggtactgagcttaaataattcctctccctccctggtatttatccctctcatatatttaaagagagcaatcaagtcccccctcagccttcttttggttaagagaaacaagccaagctccttgagtctcctttcataagacaggttttccattcctcggatcatcccagtggcccttctttgtacctgttccagtttgaattcatccttcttaaacatgggagaccagaactgcacacagtctttcaaatggggtctcaccaatgccttgtataacggtactaacacctccttatccctactggaaatacctcgcctaatgcatcccaagaccgtattagcctttttcacggccatgtcacaatggcggctcatagtcatcctataatcaaccaggactcggaggtccttctcctcttccgtcacttccaactgatgtgtccccagcttataactaaaattcttgttattaatccctaaatgcataaccttacacttctcactattaaatttcatcctattgctatcactccaatttacaagatcatccagatcttcctgtacgatatcccgatccttttctgaattggcaatagctcccaactttgtgtcatccgcaaattttattaggacacttccacttttggtgccaagatcagcaataaaaagattactcccatttactcccattaagctgttcaaatttggcttttacctcggctatggtaatatctacctccacatccttagtcccctttgttatgttaccattatccctaagctcttcattagcctcattaaaaactgaagcaaagtatttgttcaaatattgggccatgcctagattatccttatccctactggaaataggGATAAGGATAATCCTCCATCCTCAGagattagcggtcccacttcttctttttttgtttttttcctgttagaTCAGGTGCGTCCCAGCCCCCCATTGCTGACAGGCCCTGGCTGCGAGGTGCTGGGGCCCAAGGACGGGCACAGAGCTCACCCAGCAGCTGGCCTGGCACCCGCACTAGCGATTCagctctgctggggggaagctgctccgcggagctcccagcagggcccggggggccTCCAAGGCCAAGCCTGGCAGTGCCCAGGGGCATTCCCTAAGCCCTGGCCTTAGCCACCCCCGCCTCGCTTCCGGGCTCTGGCAGGGCCAGGCTTAGCTGTGCTCCCCGGCCAGCGAGCGGCAGGGCAGAGGAGCCGGGGTCTTTACCTGGCACATTCGCGGCACTCGCCGCCCTCCAGGTAGAAGCCAGGCAGGCAGTCCCCGCAGCGGGTGGCCTTCTCTGCCGAACCTGCAAGACAGGGCCCGTGGCTCACGCCTGCCCGCGAGGGGAGGGCACGGGCAGGGGACGTGGTCTCGGGGGCGTGGGCAGCAGGCAGGTGCCTCCTGGGATGTGCCTTCCACCAGGGCCTCGGCTCCTGGCCCGGATTTGTTGGCGGGTTCCCAGGGCAGCAGGGTGCCCATCCCCACACCGCCGGGCAGgcccatgggggggggcacatgtggcagcagctgcctggcttgAGGGGCTGGTGGCGCGCAGGTCAGATGCTGGACGCTGACGTTCCCGCAGGGGCTTGCCGAGGCCTTCACTTTGCCCCCGTGGGCTGCAGGCCATGTGGGCATcgggctgcaggggctgggctcCCACCACTGAGCAGCACTCCCTCAGCGGGCggagtgaggctgggggcagcGCGAGGGggccagcacagagcagaggcaCCAGGGCAGGTGAAGCAACACGGGCAACAGCCCAGGCAGGGCAATGGGGCAGGCGTGGCcgtgcaggggcaggggcaggggcagcagggtgaGTAGCCGGTGGAGTGGtagggcaggcgggggcagggcagagcaggaagggtgtgacgtagtgggggtgctgtcacAGTCACTGCTGtagtgtgtggcgggggggcacctcagttcccccccccccccccccccgctctccctgcaggaggggaagaggccaGGCATGGCTCCCTGTGTCAGTCTCAGCTCCTGGGGCCCAGGTGACGAGATGCCCCGGGGTCTGGGAGCCGGGCAGTGCAGGAGGCGGAGCTGCCTGGGGCTGAGGGGCCAGTTGCTGGGAGGGGTCAGTCCCGGCTGGGCTAGGGGGAGTGAGGATGCTTTAGCCcaaggggggttcagggcccgggagcccttcccccccagggcaataaggctctgccctggctccggtGTGAACATGGATCCTGAGCTAAGTCGTGTCGCTGGGAACCGAGAAACCTTCTACTCTACCAGCCGGCGGAGAATCCCCTCTAGctgcgggtgggggtgcaggTCGGGGGCTCCCCACGCGCCGTcacatgggggcagggcaggtttgggcagggaacagggtcaGAGCAGCAGGacaggtgggggcaggacagagcaggcgggggcagggcagggtaggtggaggcagggaagggcgggCAGGACagagcaggcgggggcagggcagggcaggtggaggcagggaagggcgggCAGGACAGAGCAGGCGGGGGCAGgacgggcgggggcagggctccagccactCACAGTTCTGAAGGGTGACCCTGTCCTGGCACGGGCGGCAGGGCTGGCAGGTGAATTCGTGGCAGGGGGGGTCCATGCAGTGCTTGTAGTGGCCGAGCCCACAGCCACACACCACGTCGTGGGTCCCTGTGCAGTTCTGCACCACGACCTGGGAGGCTGAGCACAGGGTAAGGCTCCTGAGCAGGCTGAGggcaaagcgggggggggggggggagagcggggccCCGGGTGCAgccggcccgtgggggggggggggggctggttccttGGCAGCGTGGGCGCGGGGCCCCGGGTGCAgccggcccgtggggggggggttccttggCAGCGTGGGCGCAGGGCCCCGGGTGCAgccggcccgtgggggggggTTCCTTGGCAGCGTGGGCACAGGGCCCCGGGTACAgccggcccgtgggggggggggctggttccttGGCAGCGTGGGCGCGGGGCCCCGGGTACAGCCGGCCCGTGGCGGGGACTGGCCGAGTGGCGGCACTGGCAGCGACATACCTTGAGCGTGGCACTCGGAGCACTTCCTGCATTCCCGCTccaggttgtggtgggagaggaaggtgccgGGGGCGCAGCTGGCGCAGGCCGTGTCGTTGCCGAGGCTCGTGCAGGGCGTCTGCATAAAGTGGCCTGCAGACAAGGCCGGCCGGGGTGAGCGAGCGGCTTCGTCCCAGGCCGGGGGTCCCCGGGCCGGCCCCCCAGGCCGTCTGGGCTCTGACCAGAGCAGGGAGCCCGGAGCCAGGGCCTCGCATTGCCCGCGCCTGCCCCGTGGCCCCGCGGATCCTGAGCCAGCCTGGGCCCCGCTGCCCTCCAGGGCCGGGTGCTGAGCCTCACCTGCGGGGCACTGGCGGCAGCAGCGCGGCCGTGACGAGAACCGGCGGGACCCGGCCGGGCACTTGCTCTCAGCCGCGTGTCTCCTGTGCCGCTGGTGATGCTGCAGCCCCGGGGCGGCACCGGCCGGGCTCCCCGTCCGTCTCAGCTCGCTGCCGGCCACGGCCGCGCCGGGCGTCACAGTGCCCAGCAACTGCAGCCCGATGCTGGTCAACAGCAGTGCAGCCAGGAAGCCCTAGGAACAGGGGGCAGAGCGCCAAGGGCTGAGCGCGGCGGCGGCCCCACGCCCTGGGAGACCAGCGCCCacagccaaccctccacctgcTGGCGGGACCTCCAGCCAGGGGCCTGTAGCAGGCACCGAGCCAGGGCACCCCGGTGGGACCGGCCACCCGGAGCCGACTACCTGGTCCCACCCGGGCCCCACATGCCGCTCCGGGTGACCCTGCCGCGTAAGAGGTTGGACCCGCAGAGCATCCCCGCAGCGCGGGCGTCGGGTGCCCACTCGGCTCTCCCGGGGCGCACACTCCAGCGGGGAGGCAGGGCCCAGGGAGCCAGAGGACCCAGGTTCCATGCTTGGCTCTGCCACtcacctgctgggtgaccttgggcatgtcacttctG
This genomic window contains:
- the TNFRSF25 gene encoding tumor necrosis factor receptor superfamily member 25, producing the protein MESWGLKAAGGFLAALLLTSIGLQLLGTVTPGAAVAGSELRRTGSPAGAAPGLQHHQRHRRHAAESKCPAGSRRFSSRPRCCRQCPAGHFMQTPCTSLGNDTACASCAPGTFLSHHNLERECRKCSECHAQASQVVVQNCTGTHDVVCGCGLGHYKHCMDPPCHEFTCQPCRPCQDRVTLQNCSAEKATRCGDCLPGFYLEGGECRECASRSPEKCGEGCGRACVGSGRGAGLEYILLGLMGPLFLGALFIYHRRRTLSAAPAAAGEAAVKGAMLRQAAACPSGAAEAQGLLHLRISEPPQTYGNACPVGPLGGQGAGESPPLRQDAPRPLPGALPQGSRLYDIINAVPVRRWKEFMRVLQLQDAEIEVVELEFAHVRDQQYEMLKRWCQQQSASLESVFAALERMELAGCAEELRQRLERGP